The Lentisphaera araneosa HTCC2155 genome has a window encoding:
- a CDS encoding LexA family protein gives MNTCPLLLHSVNAGFPSPADDFVEMQLNIHDHLIKHPCASFFLRVGGESMKGAGIYPGDILVVDRSLQAQKSDIVIAIIEGEFTVKQLKFNQHGKPRLIAANRAYAPIECDNIEIWGVVTGVVRKYK, from the coding sequence ATGAACACCTGCCCACTACTCCTTCATTCCGTTAACGCTGGCTTTCCCTCACCCGCAGATGATTTTGTCGAGATGCAACTCAACATCCACGACCATCTCATTAAGCACCCTTGTGCTAGCTTTTTCTTGCGTGTGGGCGGAGAATCGATGAAAGGTGCAGGTATTTATCCTGGCGATATCCTCGTGGTCGATCGCTCACTCCAAGCACAAAAAAGCGATATCGTCATTGCCATTATCGAGGGTGAATTCACCGTCAAACAGCTCAAGTTCAATCAGCATGGCAAACCACGCCTTATTGCCGCTAATCGGGCTTATGCTCCTATTGAATGTGACAACATCGAAATATGGGGAGTCGTCACTGGTGTCGTCCGCAAATACAAATGA
- the infA gene encoding translation initiation factor IF-1, translating into MSEETIKADGVVKELLSNGLYRVELEGGHQVTAHVKGKMRMFNIRILAGDTVSIEMSPYDLTKARIVFRKK; encoded by the coding sequence GTGTCTGAAGAGACGATTAAAGCAGACGGCGTAGTGAAAGAATTGCTTTCAAACGGCCTATATAGAGTAGAGCTAGAGGGTGGTCACCAAGTGACAGCTCACGTGAAAGGTAAGATGAGAATGTTTAATATACGTATTCTTGCTGGCGATACAGTATCTATTGAGATGTCGCCTTACGATTTGACTAAGGCTCGTATCGTTTTCCGCAAAAAATAA